One window from the genome of Yarrowia lipolytica chromosome 1B, complete sequence encodes:
- a CDS encoding uncharacterized protein (Compare to YALI0B04972g, no similarity, similar to Saccharomyces cerevisiae DSF2 (YBR007C); ancestral locus Anc_3.196, no similarity), whose product MNVPEIFVDGEQSSHSQPSKRQSFLGFLGKTKERFRSPSPGGRSRGNSHLDVKMESLASSFTWTDEIPSQPKLAEFRTKIKWVEKAQKVLDVEQKYDARIAMASPVSSRDPSPIRSRNHSNATPSPPPPPLVLSRDREREREREREREREKELADPSRDPRIDLRPATHKTPPSSPPQVTLSRSPARHSRSEWGHVNHANEKGHQPPEQMSPGNAAYMNKHANRISKTPEAFDFEEFGASLESRESTRGNELRQTVSRDSHLRQTLSRDSQLTAVDLSPQQQRHSLSQPREMSPRQPSRDNLSPQPSRERRLSLPRDRRPTNPRETEDYSATINSVTNLQQDGKLEQAHNLMATVVTRSDLGWVSQNNEPGHVTPLLTLTLMYGLSLRHGWGGEKDETRAFRYICGAAVGLCHVSLTMLNKDTSESDKKTQMLHRSAMKTALSSLAQSLYELGNCYHYGWGVTLCSAVAQIYYECGAWLGDEDAQEQRGRLLGESNKFEEKKLGANWLRVAQRKEGHSTAGESWVWKEKYDE is encoded by the exons ATGAACGTTCCCGAAATCTTTGTGGATGGCGAGCAATCGTCACATTCACAACCGTCCAAGCGCCAATCGTTTTTGGGCTTTTTGGGTAAGACTAAAGAGCGTTTCCGAAGCCCTTCTCCAGGAGGCAGAAGCAGGGGGAATTCTCATTTGGACGTCAAAATGGAGTCGCTGGCAAGTTCATTTACCTGGACAGATGAAATTCCTTCACAGCCAAAGCTCGCCGAATTCCGTACCAAGATCAAGTGGGTCGAAAAGGCCCAGAAGGTGTTGGATGTTGAACAGAAAT ATGACGCTAGGATAGCTATGGCAAGCCCCGTCTCATCCAGAGATCCGAGCCCAATCCGAAGCCGAAACCACAGCAACGCCACACCATcaccccctcctcctccattggTTCTGTCTCGTGATCGAGAGCGagaacgagaacgagaacgagaacgagaacgagaaAAAGAGCTCGCTGacccatcacgtgatccacgAATTGATCTGAGACCTGCTACGCACAAGACGcctccttcatctcctcccCAGGTGACTCTGTCTAGAAGCCCTGCTCGACATTCACGGTCTGAATGGGGTCATGTGAACCATGCCAATGAAAAAGGTCACCAACCACCGGAGCAAATGTCCCCCGGAAACGCCGCCTACATGAACAAGCACGCAAATCGAATTTCCAAAACCCCCGAGGCCTTTGATTTCGAAGAATTTGGAGCCAGTCTCGAGTCTCGTGAAAGTACCAGAGGAAACGAACTGCGACAAACCGTCTCTCGCGACTCCCATCTTAGACAGACACTATCCCGTGACTCTCAGCTCACGGCAGTGGACTTATCTCCCCAACAGCAGCGGCACTCTTTGTCGCAACCGCGAGAGATGTCCCCGCGACAACCATCACGAGACAACTTGTCACCACAACCATCACGAGAAAGAAGACTGAGTCTGCCACGCGATCGACGACCCACCAACCCGCGCGAAACCGAAGACTACTCCGCCACAATAAACTCTGTGACCAACTTGCAACAAGATGGAAAGTTGGAACAGGCTCACAATCTGATGGCAACAGTGGTGACCAGATCGGATTTGGGTTGGGTCTCTCAAAACAACGAGCCCGGTCATGTGACACCTCTTCTCACCCTGACTCTGATGTATGGTCTGTCTTTGAGACATGGCTGGGGTGgtgagaaggacgagactCGTGCGTTTCGGTACATCTGTGGAGCTGCAGTGGGACTATGTCATGTTTCACTGACTATGTTGAACAAGGACACGTCTGAGAGtgacaagaagacccaGATGCTTCACCGGTCTGCTATGAAGACcgctctctcttctctcgcTCAATCTCTTTATGAACTGGGCAACTGCTACCATTATGGATGGGGGGTTACTCTTTGTTCTGCTGTTGCACAGATCTACTATGAATGTGGAGCATGGCTGGGAGACGAAGATGCTCAAGAACAGCGTGGTCGATTGTTGGGTGAATCTAACAAGTTCGAAGAAAAGAAACTCGGTGCCAACTGGTTGAGAGTGGCCCAAAGAAAGGAGGGACACTCCACGGCGGGAGAGAGTTGGGTCTGGAAGGAAAAGTATGATGAGTAA